The Cellulophaga sp. L1A9 genome window below encodes:
- a CDS encoding Two component regulator three Y domain-containing protein — protein sequence MKCYYGIIIFLLSFSNALFGQKVLPPIYNYKIFDYQAASQNWDVAVDDSGALYAANNKGLLYFNGEEWVLNKLPNNTIIRAVSVLDDKIFTGSYEEFGYWQKNEFGLLDYTSLTHLIKNYTFTNEEFWQIIPFNDAIFFRSFSTVYKYKDDKIEVIDVEGVVTDIAVYTNELYIAGGGTGIYKYQDTQLIPLPNLEALLGKTIIAMASIDNKLFIGTKLNGCYVLENGMLQEWDHVINEELKKHQLNDIVPYPNDKIAFGTIKKGVFLYDKMQDSYINLDRETGLQNNTVLSIFHYDNQLWLGLDNGIDRIRTNAPITYYTDFSGAVGTTYDIAYVDDVLYLGSNTGIYFFEDDALQFVENSQGHVWDLKLIDDELFAGHNTGTFKVSKNTLELVSSVSGGYQIVKVPEEESSYLQGTYIGISKFSKNTEGAWEVQPIKGVQFPVKQLCFESKNVVWAAHPYKGFFRLRLNEALDSVEEVQEFTHDAIPNNYNVKVYNVKNQIVLYADGIWYAYNAILNKIEVFEDFEKYKGNELIYNDGDYFWFIDNENSKEIFYTNLREKNLSIAENVLKKRLVPDAENVVKLNDSIFMLTLNDGFAKINLTKLNSYLDNFNVPKPQLSYFKDEEHRFSLVKENFQIDYKNSQNISFQVASPNLTKPRYFYELSGAKEQASYIDSGTLHFQNLPHGFYEVNISTVSIDGKISEPKIISFTIAPPWYLSVVSKVVYALIFLMIIVLVRRYNRKKLERKQKSFEEKMDRKQEEHLANLEKEKLAKEIKLKQQELTSTTLNIAKKNEVILELKNMVVMNKDKFPSSSRYGSFIKKLDKSVNDSEDWKRFEVNFKELHEDFFERLLKEFPKLTPKDLKLCAYLKMNLSSKEIAPLMGISLRGVEIHRYRLRKKLQIDTSEYLSSFLITF from the coding sequence ATGAAGTGTTATTACGGCATTATTATATTCCTTTTATCATTTTCCAATGCACTTTTTGGACAAAAGGTATTGCCCCCAATTTACAATTATAAAATATTTGACTATCAAGCAGCTAGTCAGAATTGGGATGTGGCAGTAGATGACTCTGGGGCGCTGTATGCCGCAAACAATAAAGGCTTGCTCTATTTTAATGGTGAAGAATGGGTACTTAATAAACTGCCAAATAATACCATTATAAGGGCTGTTAGTGTTTTAGATGATAAAATTTTCACAGGTTCTTACGAAGAGTTTGGGTATTGGCAGAAGAATGAGTTTGGTCTCTTGGATTATACGTCTTTAACGCACTTAATTAAAAATTACACCTTTACCAATGAGGAGTTTTGGCAAATAATTCCTTTTAATGATGCTATATTTTTCAGGTCTTTTTCTACGGTTTACAAGTATAAAGATGATAAAATTGAGGTTATTGATGTGGAGGGTGTTGTCACAGATATAGCAGTATATACTAACGAACTCTACATTGCGGGTGGTGGAACGGGGATTTATAAATATCAAGACACTCAACTCATCCCTCTTCCTAATTTGGAGGCACTTTTGGGTAAGACCATTATAGCCATGGCGAGTATTGACAATAAGCTTTTTATTGGCACAAAACTTAACGGATGCTATGTACTTGAAAATGGTATGCTACAGGAATGGGATCATGTCATAAATGAAGAGTTGAAAAAGCATCAGCTTAATGATATTGTTCCTTATCCAAATGATAAGATTGCTTTTGGGACGATTAAGAAAGGGGTGTTCCTTTATGATAAAATGCAAGATTCTTACATCAATCTAGATAGAGAAACGGGATTGCAAAACAATACGGTATTGTCTATTTTTCACTATGATAATCAATTATGGTTGGGCTTGGATAATGGTATAGATCGGATAAGAACAAATGCACCAATTACCTATTATACAGATTTTTCAGGCGCTGTAGGAACTACCTATGATATTGCTTACGTAGATGATGTTTTGTATTTAGGGAGCAATACTGGAATTTATTTCTTTGAGGATGATGCGTTGCAGTTTGTAGAAAATTCTCAAGGCCATGTATGGGATTTAAAGCTAATTGATGACGAATTATTTGCAGGCCATAATACAGGGACTTTTAAAGTGTCTAAAAATACATTAGAATTAGTTTCTTCGGTTTCGGGTGGCTACCAGATTGTAAAGGTTCCGGAAGAAGAGAGCAGTTACCTTCAAGGCACGTATATAGGGATTTCTAAATTCTCAAAAAATACAGAGGGTGCCTGGGAGGTTCAGCCTATTAAAGGCGTACAATTTCCTGTAAAACAATTGTGTTTTGAATCTAAAAATGTTGTTTGGGCAGCGCACCCTTATAAAGGGTTTTTTAGATTGAGACTCAATGAAGCCTTAGACAGTGTAGAGGAGGTTCAAGAGTTTACTCATGATGCCATCCCCAATAACTATAATGTTAAGGTATATAATGTAAAAAATCAGATTGTGCTATATGCAGATGGCATCTGGTATGCGTATAATGCAATTCTAAATAAAATTGAAGTATTTGAAGATTTTGAAAAATATAAAGGGAATGAACTTATTTATAATGATGGCGATTACTTTTGGTTCATAGATAATGAGAATAGTAAAGAAATTTTTTATACCAACCTAAGAGAGAAAAATCTTTCTATTGCAGAGAATGTACTAAAGAAACGTTTGGTGCCCGATGCGGAGAATGTTGTAAAGTTAAACGACTCTATTTTTATGCTTACGCTTAATGATGGGTTTGCTAAAATAAACTTAACTAAATTAAACAGCTACCTCGATAATTTTAATGTTCCTAAACCACAACTTTCTTATTTTAAGGATGAAGAACATCGTTTTTCTTTAGTGAAAGAAAATTTTCAGATTGATTACAAAAATTCTCAAAATATAAGCTTTCAAGTAGCTTCTCCCAATCTAACAAAGCCTAGATATTTTTATGAATTGTCAGGTGCTAAGGAACAAGCTAGTTATATAGATAGCGGTACCCTTCATTTTCAGAATTTGCCACATGGGTTTTATGAGGTTAATATTTCCACAGTAAGTATTGATGGTAAAATTTCTGAACCAAAGATAATCTCGTTTACCATTGCTCCACCATGGTATTTATCTGTAGTGAGTAAAGTAGTTTATGCATTAATTTTTCTGATGATTATCGTTCTTGTTAGACGTTATAATCGAAAGAAATTAGAGCGAAAACAGAAGAGCTTTGAAGAAAAAATGGACCGCAAGCAAGAAGAGCATTTAGCCAATCTAGAAAAAGAAAAACTTGCGAAAGAAATAAAACTAAAACAGCAAGAGTTAACGAGTACAACTTTAAATATTGCCAAAAAGAATGAGGTTATTTTAGAGTTGAAAAACATGGTAGTCATGAATAAGGATAAGTTCCCTAGTTCATCACGCTACGGGTCGTTTATAAAAAAGTTAGACAAATCGGTGAACGATTCTGAGGATTGGAAACGTTTTGAAGTTAACTTTAAAGAACTACATGAAGATTTCTTTGAAAGATTGCTTAAAGAGTTCCCTAAACTTACTCCCAAAGATCTAAAGCTTTGTGCGTATCTTAAAATGAATTTGTCTTCTAAAGAGATTGCGCCTTTAATGGGGATATCACTTCGTGGAGTAGAAATTCATAGGTATCGATTGCGAAAAAAACTACAAATAGATACATCAGAATACCTTTCTAGCTTTTTAATCACTTTTTAA
- a CDS encoding TonB-dependent receptor, producing MKISNVILTISFLLFQSLLYSQASAVSGTVTDSDNIPLPGASVVLKGTATGTQTDFDGNFTLDNVSADGVLVISFIGYTSKEVAVNNQTTLTISLQEDAQALDEIVVVGYGEMKTKDLTSAITTIKSEELSATPTGQAMQALQGKVAGLQIINNGAPGQSPTVRVRGIGSYGGSSSPLYVVDGMFFDDIDFLNTADIASVSVLKDASAAAIYGVRAANGVVLIETKSGKLNQKAQITYDGYTGYQKAQNILPLANSEQFTTIALESGSAPDAQFILNAMQRYGRSRVNPNVPDVNTDWYNEILRPAAIQNHSFGVTGGSEDATYSIGVNYFEQQGILKMKNEYQRFNIRSKIDFQVNDWLKVGGNMVLSNATRYDAEDSAWRLAYFAVPILPVYDPELLNNSNVYPNNYANAQDLGYRGSQNPFAIMDLNENRLKIRNVLANFYAEIDVVPNKLKFKTAYNHNFETIEGRQVRLPYFIGNNFQRENSEIIKKNTTVSNQIWDNTLTYTEKFGKHDLTVLGGTSFRDESYELLGATGLNFPVTGDASYYLSQSLTTPENSVIDDGEREYGLSYFGRVSYNFDNKYLLYGTYRADGTNKYQEKWGYFPTVGVGWVVSEESFMEDVTLLDFFKLRASWGKLGNDSVDSSSGSITSTVVTTALGDEQYSGLTTGSDFTALKWEVVEELNFGITSRLFNNNLSLEADYYIRDTKDAVIPVERPLIPGTTRQNVGEIRNQGLEVALNWSKQVSKDFSYSIGANFATLSNEVLDLDGPDFLDAGSAEFRQRSIVGESIYAFYGLEIEGVYQNDAEIQADPVAVANGLVPGDFKYKDTDGVEGINDDDRVVLGSFLPSYSYGFNLGFEYKGFDFSASGLGQGGNKILNRKRGEVIFTSDTNIDRDFAVNRWHGEGTTNSYPSAAGIRKGWNQKLNDFFVEDGGFFRLQNITLGYTINKNNSIKGLPKTRIYLTAEKPLTVFNYNGFNPEVSNGVDNETYPIPAIYTFGVNIKI from the coding sequence ATGAAAATAAGCAATGTAATATTGACGATTTCGTTTTTGCTGTTTCAATCGCTCTTATACAGTCAGGCTTCTGCTGTATCAGGAACAGTAACAGATAGTGATAATATACCCTTGCCGGGAGCATCGGTAGTATTAAAAGGTACCGCTACCGGAACTCAAACAGATTTTGATGGTAATTTTACTTTAGATAATGTTTCTGCTGATGGTGTTTTGGTCATTAGCTTTATCGGATACACGTCAAAAGAGGTTGCAGTAAACAACCAAACTACGCTGACTATTTCATTGCAAGAAGATGCGCAAGCATTAGATGAAATTGTTGTTGTCGGGTATGGTGAGATGAAAACTAAAGATTTAACATCGGCAATTACTACAATAAAATCTGAAGAACTCTCAGCTACACCAACTGGCCAAGCTATGCAGGCCTTGCAAGGAAAAGTAGCTGGTTTGCAGATTATTAACAATGGGGCTCCAGGGCAGTCACCAACGGTTCGTGTTCGTGGTATTGGTAGTTATGGCGGTTCTTCATCTCCTTTATATGTTGTAGACGGGATGTTTTTTGATGACATAGATTTTTTAAATACCGCTGATATTGCTTCTGTTTCTGTGTTGAAAGATGCATCTGCTGCTGCAATTTATGGGGTACGTGCAGCAAATGGCGTTGTTTTGATTGAAACTAAATCGGGTAAATTAAACCAGAAAGCGCAAATTACCTATGATGGGTATACGGGATACCAAAAGGCACAGAATATTTTGCCTCTAGCAAATTCTGAACAATTCACAACCATTGCTTTAGAATCTGGTTCTGCTCCAGACGCACAGTTTATTTTAAATGCAATGCAACGCTATGGCAGAAGTAGAGTAAATCCAAACGTTCCAGATGTAAATACAGATTGGTACAATGAAATTTTGCGTCCTGCAGCAATTCAGAACCATAGTTTTGGAGTAACTGGCGGAAGTGAAGATGCCACATACAGTATAGGTGTTAACTATTTTGAGCAGCAAGGTATTCTTAAGATGAAAAATGAATACCAGCGTTTTAATATTAGAAGTAAAATAGATTTTCAAGTTAATGATTGGTTGAAGGTTGGTGGTAATATGGTTTTGAGTAATGCTACCCGTTATGATGCGGAAGATTCAGCATGGAGATTGGCCTATTTTGCAGTGCCAATATTACCTGTATACGATCCGGAATTATTAAACAACTCTAATGTATATCCTAATAATTATGCGAATGCACAAGATTTAGGATATAGAGGAAGTCAGAATCCATTCGCAATTATGGATTTAAATGAAAACAGATTAAAAATTAGAAACGTTTTAGCTAATTTTTATGCGGAAATTGATGTTGTTCCTAATAAATTAAAGTTTAAAACAGCATACAACCATAATTTTGAAACTATAGAAGGTAGACAAGTAAGACTGCCATATTTTATTGGAAATAATTTTCAACGAGAAAATTCAGAGATTATTAAAAAAAATACAACAGTTTCTAATCAAATATGGGACAATACGTTAACCTATACAGAAAAATTTGGAAAGCATGATTTAACTGTTCTTGGAGGGACTTCTTTCAGAGATGAGTCGTATGAGCTTTTAGGAGCTACGGGATTAAATTTTCCAGTTACAGGTGATGCTTCTTACTATTTGTCACAATCCTTAACTACACCTGAGAATAGTGTAATAGATGACGGAGAAAGAGAATATGGCCTTTCATATTTTGGTCGGGTTTCTTATAATTTTGATAATAAATACCTATTGTATGGTACGTACCGTGCAGACGGAACAAATAAGTACCAAGAAAAATGGGGTTATTTTCCAACAGTTGGTGTTGGTTGGGTCGTTTCAGAAGAGTCTTTTATGGAAGACGTAACCTTGTTAGACTTTTTCAAATTACGTGCAAGTTGGGGTAAATTAGGAAATGATAGTGTGGACTCTAGTTCAGGATCTATTACTTCAACCGTAGTAACAACAGCTTTAGGTGATGAGCAATATAGTGGCTTAACCACGGGTAGTGATTTTACAGCTTTAAAATGGGAAGTAGTAGAAGAATTGAACTTTGGAATTACGTCAAGGCTTTTTAATAATAATTTAAGTCTTGAAGCAGACTATTACATCAGAGATACTAAAGATGCCGTAATTCCTGTAGAGAGACCTTTAATACCAGGAACTACAAGACAAAACGTTGGAGAAATAAGAAATCAAGGTTTAGAAGTGGCTCTTAATTGGAGTAAGCAAGTTTCTAAAGATTTCAGTTATTCTATAGGCGCTAATTTTGCAACACTAAGCAATGAAGTATTAGACCTAGACGGACCAGATTTTCTAGATGCTGGCTCTGCAGAATTCCGCCAACGTTCCATAGTAGGAGAATCAATATATGCTTTTTATGGTTTAGAAATAGAAGGTGTATATCAAAACGATGCAGAAATTCAAGCAGACCCTGTAGCTGTTGCTAATGGATTAGTTCCAGGAGATTTTAAATATAAAGATACCGATGGTGTAGAAGGAATAAATGATGATGACCGCGTGGTGTTGGGTTCCTTCTTACCGTCATATTCTTATGGCTTTAATCTTGGTTTTGAGTATAAAGGCTTTGATTTTTCTGCAAGTGGTTTAGGTCAAGGTGGGAATAAAATATTAAATCGTAAAAGAGGAGAAGTGATTTTTACGAGTGATACGAATATCGATAGAGATTTTGCTGTAAACCGTTGGCACGGTGAAGGTACTACCAATAGCTATCCATCTGCTGCAGGAATCCGTAAGGGGTGGAACCAAAAATTAAATGACTTTTTCGTGGAAGATGGGGGATTCTTTAGACTCCAAAACATCACATTAGGCTATACCATTAATAAAAATAATAGTATCAAAGGACTACCAAAAACTAGAATATACCTTACTGCAGAAAAACCATTAACGGTATTTAATTATAATGGGTTTAATCCGGAAGTCTCTAATGGGGTTGATAATGAAACGTATCCTATTCCTGCAATTTACACCTTTGGAGTTAATATTAAAATCTAA
- a CDS encoding RagB/SusD family nutrient uptake outer membrane protein, producing MKLFKTYTTSLLLAFFGLAISGCADNLNEPELNNTFAGATDFTKTEDMVLSAIGVYAAFQSRGWEQPLLLSVRGDDVNSGGLGDQQDFAATDLFTYNKDYWMYNSLWENMYVDIITAHTAMEQIERYQEFADPDGVALGNQYIAEAKVLRGMMLLQVSQVWGDVFIPTSSNTGDLLEVTVLPTKDEVMQHISDQMDEAIPVLPAGRPNERTDIPGGVTKNTALAIKAMANQELKNYQAVADATGEIINSGSFSLFSDFYELFKTPGKLSDEALLEMQFSDFGQGEGDSSNHLLAPYGPQGWTPDVEGSSSGWGFYEPSLKFIKFMLDRGETVRLETSVLFTDRGIEALQADPDYANLPSFVNKTTRDNDVINDYSRALFASGKHYLPSNQLIEGRTDYGSNKNYNVIRYAEILLMYAEAVTQGATASSITADEAVNLVRARSNMPTLSGVTLDQVIDEKFAELGMEWGKRYFDLIRLERYDELNYDGRTFSENLKFLPYPQAQVDQFSILSN from the coding sequence ATGAAATTGTTTAAAACATATACGACATCACTCTTGTTAGCCTTTTTTGGATTGGCAATAAGTGGGTGTGCAGATAATTTAAATGAGCCTGAGCTCAATAATACTTTTGCTGGAGCTACAGATTTTACAAAAACAGAGGACATGGTGCTTTCTGCGATTGGAGTGTATGCCGCTTTTCAATCTAGAGGATGGGAGCAGCCTTTATTATTATCGGTTAGAGGAGATGATGTTAATTCTGGTGGTTTAGGCGATCAACAAGATTTTGCTGCTACAGATTTGTTTACCTATAACAAAGATTATTGGATGTACAATTCTCTTTGGGAAAACATGTATGTAGATATTATTACAGCGCATACCGCAATGGAGCAGATAGAACGCTACCAAGAATTTGCCGATCCAGATGGTGTGGCCTTAGGAAATCAATATATCGCTGAAGCAAAAGTGCTTAGAGGAATGATGTTGCTTCAAGTTTCTCAAGTTTGGGGAGATGTATTTATTCCTACCTCATCAAATACGGGAGATTTATTAGAAGTTACGGTATTACCAACAAAAGATGAGGTGATGCAGCATATCTCAGACCAAATGGATGAGGCTATTCCTGTTTTACCTGCTGGTAGACCTAACGAAAGAACAGATATCCCTGGGGGAGTTACTAAAAATACTGCTTTGGCTATCAAGGCAATGGCAAATCAAGAATTAAAGAATTATCAAGCGGTAGCGGATGCCACAGGTGAGATAATTAACTCGGGTTCTTTTAGTTTGTTTTCTGATTTCTATGAATTGTTCAAGACTCCAGGAAAGCTAAGTGATGAAGCATTATTAGAGATGCAATTCTCAGATTTTGGACAAGGTGAAGGTGATAGTTCAAACCATTTATTAGCACCATATGGGCCACAAGGCTGGACGCCAGATGTAGAAGGCTCTTCTAGTGGATGGGGTTTTTATGAGCCTAGTCTAAAATTTATAAAATTTATGCTAGATAGAGGAGAAACAGTACGTTTGGAAACAAGTGTTCTGTTTACAGATCGCGGAATTGAAGCCTTGCAAGCTGATCCTGATTATGCCAATTTACCAAGTTTTGTTAATAAAACAACTAGAGATAACGATGTAATTAATGATTATTCTCGTGCCTTATTTGCAAGTGGTAAGCACTATTTACCTTCTAACCAATTAATAGAGGGCAGAACAGACTATGGCAGTAATAAAAACTATAATGTTATTCGTTATGCAGAAATACTTTTAATGTATGCAGAAGCAGTTACCCAAGGGGCTACAGCAAGTTCAATCACGGCTGATGAAGCGGTTAATCTTGTAAGAGCAAGATCTAATATGCCTACATTATCTGGGGTTACACTAGATCAAGTTATTGATGAAAAATTTGCTGAACTAGGAATGGAATGGGGCAAGCGCTATTTTGATCTTATTAGATTAGAGCGTTATGATGAGCTTAATTATGACGGTAGAACCTTTTCAGAAAACTTGAAATTCTTGCCTTATCCGCAAGCACAAGTAGACCAATTCTCAATTTTAAGCAACTAA
- a CDS encoding LamG-like jellyroll fold domain-containing protein, producing MKKLKYSVLALVAVFFMYSCDEGIDGITQVDPGVDATAPAIKINYPKEGIEVNVLAALADITIDFEVTDDIEVKDITVFLDDVEIGTFTSFKDYRRVLIDDLVYSGLEDGTHVLTISATDIEGKNTTSSVSFEKVPAYVKKYDGEVLYMPFDGDYVDLISFQSATIVGTPSFTDDALNGTSAYAGAIDSYLTFPAEDLKTQEFSAVFWTKVNAVPDRAGLLAMSPPLDASGGNVLTSGYRFFRENANGLQRFKLNAGTGVDNTWVDGGEAADVDPSAGKWVNMAFTVSGTEASVYIDGQLVKQVPFNGIDWTDVAVLSIMSGAPNFSGWDHKSDLGFMDELRIFNKSLSQAEIETIIQDDSGVGPNTYTGTFDGEMFYMPFDGDHIDLFSTNEATIVGNAGFAGEAKVGTNAYAGAADSYLTVPTTGLTTPEFSAAMWYKVNDTPDRAGILTVGPPDTENAGYPEIQNLRTSGFRLLRENADGLQRIKLNVGNGDGEEWADGVTAADIDPAAGEWVHLAFTISETTTVVYINGVAVATVETGISWANCDLVSIGSGAPRFTEWGHGADLSYFDELRFFNKALTPEQVTAVMNAN from the coding sequence ATGAAAAAATTAAAATATAGTGTATTGGCTTTGGTTGCAGTATTTTTTATGTATTCCTGTGATGAAGGTATAGACGGGATAACGCAAGTAGATCCTGGAGTAGATGCAACAGCTCCAGCAATAAAAATAAATTACCCAAAAGAGGGCATTGAGGTTAACGTATTAGCAGCGTTGGCAGATATTACTATTGATTTTGAAGTTACAGATGATATTGAAGTCAAAGATATTACGGTTTTTTTAGACGATGTAGAAATTGGAACGTTTACTTCTTTTAAAGATTATCGTCGGGTTTTAATTGATGATTTGGTGTATAGTGGATTAGAAGATGGGACTCACGTATTGACAATTTCTGCAACAGATATAGAAGGAAAAAATACGACAAGTTCTGTGAGCTTCGAAAAAGTACCTGCTTACGTTAAAAAGTATGATGGAGAAGTACTTTACATGCCTTTTGATGGTGATTATGTAGATTTAATTAGTTTTCAATCTGCAACTATAGTAGGTACGCCAAGTTTCACTGACGATGCGCTAAATGGAACCAGTGCCTATGCAGGAGCAATAGATTCGTATTTGACTTTTCCTGCAGAAGATTTAAAAACACAAGAATTTAGTGCTGTCTTTTGGACGAAAGTAAATGCAGTTCCGGACAGAGCAGGTTTGTTGGCTATGAGTCCGCCATTAGATGCTTCTGGAGGGAACGTATTAACTTCAGGATATCGTTTTTTTAGAGAGAATGCCAATGGTTTACAGCGTTTTAAATTAAACGCTGGTACAGGAGTAGATAATACTTGGGTAGATGGTGGTGAGGCTGCAGATGTAGATCCTTCTGCTGGTAAATGGGTGAATATGGCATTTACCGTGTCAGGCACCGAGGCTAGTGTTTATATTGATGGGCAATTGGTGAAGCAAGTACCTTTCAATGGTATAGATTGGACGGATGTAGCGGTACTATCTATTATGTCTGGCGCTCCTAATTTTAGTGGTTGGGACCATAAATCAGATTTAGGTTTTATGGATGAACTTAGAATCTTTAATAAATCGCTTTCTCAAGCAGAAATTGAAACTATTATTCAAGATGATTCTGGCGTAGGTCCAAATACATACACCGGTACCTTTGATGGGGAAATGTTTTACATGCCATTTGATGGTGATCATATAGATTTATTTAGTACCAATGAAGCTACAATTGTTGGTAACGCAGGTTTTGCAGGCGAAGCTAAAGTTGGTACCAACGCTTATGCAGGAGCAGCAGATTCATATTTGACAGTGCCAACAACAGGACTAACTACTCCAGAATTTAGTGCTGCAATGTGGTATAAAGTAAATGATACTCCAGATAGAGCGGGTATTCTTACCGTAGGCCCTCCAGATACAGAAAATGCCGGTTATCCAGAAATTCAAAACTTGCGTACAAGTGGGTTTAGATTGTTAAGGGAGAATGCAGACGGCCTACAACGTATTAAACTTAATGTTGGAAATGGTGATGGAGAAGAATGGGCAGACGGAGTTACAGCAGCAGATATTGATCCAGCGGCGGGAGAATGGGTGCATTTAGCATTTACAATCTCAGAAACTACCACTGTGGTATATATTAACGGTGTGGCCGTTGCTACTGTAGAAACAGGAATTAGTTGGGCAAATTGCGATTTGGTTTCTATAGGTTCTGGTGCGCCAAGATTTACAGAATGGGGTCATGGTGCAGATCTCAGCTATTTTGATGAATTGCGGTTTTTCAATAAAGCCTTGACACCAGAGCAAGTAACCGCAGTGATGAATGCGAATTAG